In Desulfurispora thermophila DSM 16022, the genomic window AACAGTTCGGCAATAGTGTCCTCCACTTCTATACCCAAAGCCTCATTCAAGTTGGCATTGGCATCGGCATCCACTGCCAGCACCGGTCCTTTGCCGGCTTTGACTATCTGCCTGATTAAAAGGGACGCCAGGGTGGTTTTCCCCGTTCCTCCCTTTCCCGCAATAGCAATTGTAAAAGCCACTGCTTTCACTCCTCACTACAGATATTTTTGCTTCCCTTGCAACCACGGGAAAGGCCTTGTCCCAATCCCAGACACCGGAATTTACGCGTTCCAGCGTTGCTTCAAGAAAGTAGGAATGCCCGCCGACTCACGCGGTCCCACCAAAACTTCCCAGCCGGACAGCTCCTGCAACTTGCCGCTCAGCACCGCCACACCACCGGGGATAATCAGTTTGCGGTGGGACACCTTGTCGGCCAGACCCAGGCTGTTGATGGTTTCGGTAATCTTCTCCGGCGTAAACTTGCCGGCCGCCCAACCAGTCATTACGGAAATACCATCGGTATCCACCGGGATGATATACCCCGGTACGCGCGAAGCCTCCACATCGCCGGCTACACAGAAATAAGTGAGAGAGAAGTTGGTGGTGATGAACACCGGCGATTCAGGAGTAACATTACCGATTTCGTAAATTTTGCATTCCACCGCAATCGGCTTCTGCGGGTCGGTATAGATGTTCAGGCGCAGAGTGATCAGAGGCAGCACATCGGCCGGATCGGCGCTGTCGATGACCACCACCGCAGCGTACTTGGCAATATAAACACCGGCTTCAATAACCGCCTGTACCGGATCATCATTCTGGGCAAAGGCAATAGTGGGATACCCGAAAGCGCGGAAACGCTTCAATGCCTGCCGGCGGATCTGGGTCTGATCGAACAGCACTTTGGCCACATCGCGGGCACCGGAATCCAGAATGAGCTGTTTATGGCCCAGGGCTACAACCTTTTCCACCAGGTCGGCCAGTTCATCCAGGTTACTGCCCTTGACCACCATGGGTACATCGTATTTCTTGGCCAGGTTGGTCATGGCTTCATAATTGCCCGCATTGGCACCACAGACCAGCGGTTTTTGTGCCGCCACCAGTTCCAGCGCCTTTTCCACCGCCGCCGGGTTTTCGCTCATCAGCACCAGCGGAAACTGGGTGTTTTCCGCCACCAGTTTTACGGCTGCAGCATACTTG contains:
- the acsC gene encoding acetyl-CoA decarbonylase/synthase complex subunit gamma — protein: MGLTGLEIFKQLPKTNCKDCGHPTCLAFAMALASGKESLDKCPHVSAAAREALDSASAPPIALVKIGVGENAVELGNETVLFRHDKRFEHPTAIAISVCDTMSADEITAKVAQINKLVFDRVGQVHKVNLVAVGNCSGDADKYAAAVKLVAENTQFPLVLMSENPAAVEKALELVAAQKPLVCGANAGNYEAMTNLAKKYDVPMVVKGSNLDELADLVEKVVALGHKQLILDSGARDVAKVLFDQTQIRRQALKRFRAFGYPTIAFAQNDDPVQAVIEAGVYIAKYAAVVVIDSADPADVLPLITLRLNIYTDPQKPIAVECKIYEIGNVTPESPVFITTNFSLTYFCVAGDVEASRVPGYIIPVDTDGISVMTGWAAGKFTPEKITETINSLGLADKVSHRKLIIPGGVAVLSGKLQELSGWEVLVGPRESAGIPTFLKQRWNA